A window from Theobroma cacao cultivar B97-61/B2 chromosome 3, Criollo_cocoa_genome_V2, whole genome shotgun sequence encodes these proteins:
- the LOC18605242 gene encoding putative pterin-4-alpha-carbinolamine dehydratase, with protein MASTATHLSLTLLLPRLSSPCPHHQHLVTKFSFPTRSRLAIRTRAMGTDFLGDFGARDPFPAELESGFGEKVLGNGNTEHKILIPKTSALSLAQQDCSPVSPLQAPMSVDDAKALMKKVVGWRLLDEEGGLKLQCLWKLRDFKCGVELINRIYKVIEATGHFPNLHLEEPNQVRAELWTASVGGLSMNDFIVAAKIDEIKTSDLAPHKRIWA; from the exons ATGGCCTCCACCGCCACACACCTCTCTCTCACTCTCCTCCTCCCTCGCCTCTCTTCTCCATGTCCTCACCACCAACACCTAGTCACCAAGTTTTCCTTTCCAACTCGGAGTCGACTCGCCATCAGAACTCGGGCTATGGGCACTGACTTCTTGGGTGATTTTGGGGCCAGAGACCCTTTCCCAGCAGAACTAGAGAGTGGGTTTGGGGAGAAAGTGTTGGGAAATGGTAACACAGAGCATAAGATTCTTATTCCTAAAACCTCAGCTCTCTCTCTTGCTCAGCAAGACTGTTCTCCTGTTTCTCCTTTGCAGGCTCCCATGTCAGTCGATGATGCTAAGGCTCTAATGAAGAAG gtTGTTGGTTGGAGGCTGTTGGATGAAGAAGGGGGACTTAAACTGCAGTGTTTGTGGAAATTGAGAGATTTCAAATGTGGAGTTGAACTGATCAATAGGATTTATAAGGTTATAGAAGCCACTGGGCATTTTCCAAATCTCCACTTGGAAGAGCCAAATCAAGTCAGAGCTGAGCTGTGGACTGCTTCCGTTG GAGGCCTGAGCATGAATGATTTCATTGTGGCTGCCAAGATAGATGAAATAAAAACATCAGATCTTGCTCCCCATAAAAGAATTTGGGCTTAA